The Haloplanus salinarum genome includes a region encoding these proteins:
- a CDS encoding ABC transporter permease has product MSRGRRIGATFRAALRAFVRRKTAVFFTFFFPVLLILIFGALVGTRPTGGGLFARDPAFYIPGYLAVVVVFTPLSRVGSTIARHRDGNRFEKLSTTPLRRWEWLLAHTLVNVAIIGLAGLLLFVLVLAVTGATVVVGPALLALVPLVVVGVALFCGLGSIIGRLADSQDGVIAASNSVALPVWVLSETFVPPSMLPAWFRPVTAFSPLTYFSRGVRTAAAGGDPSAPLLVLAVLAAAFFVVGAVAVPRTE; this is encoded by the coding sequence ATGAGCCGGGGACGCCGGATCGGCGCCACGTTCCGCGCCGCCCTCCGGGCGTTCGTCCGACGGAAGACGGCCGTCTTCTTCACCTTCTTCTTTCCCGTCCTCCTCATCCTGATCTTCGGGGCGCTGGTGGGGACGCGGCCGACCGGCGGCGGCCTCTTCGCCCGGGACCCCGCCTTCTACATTCCGGGCTATCTCGCCGTCGTCGTCGTGTTCACGCCGCTGTCGCGGGTTGGTAGCACCATCGCCCGCCACCGGGACGGCAACCGGTTCGAGAAGCTGTCGACGACGCCGCTCCGCCGCTGGGAGTGGCTCCTCGCCCACACGCTCGTCAACGTCGCCATCATCGGCCTGGCCGGCCTGCTGCTGTTCGTCCTCGTCCTCGCCGTGACGGGCGCGACGGTGGTCGTCGGGCCGGCCCTCCTGGCGCTCGTCCCGCTGGTGGTCGTCGGCGTCGCGCTCTTCTGTGGGCTGGGGTCGATCATCGGTCGCCTCGCCGACTCGCAGGACGGCGTCATCGCCGCCAGCAACTCCGTGGCCCTGCCCGTCTGGGTGCTCTCCGAGACGTTCGTCCCGCCGTCGATGCTCCCGGCGTGGTTCCGCCCGGTGACGGCGTTCTCGCCGCTGACCTACTTCTCGCGAGGGGTGCGGACCGCCGCCGCCGGCGGCGATCCGTCCGCGCCCCTCCTCGTCCTCGCGGTGCTCGCGGCCGCCTTCTTCGTCGTCGGCGCCGTCGCCGTCCCGCGGACGGAGTGA
- a CDS encoding ABC transporter ATP-binding protein, whose product MAEAEALVAEDVRRQYGDVVALDGVSLSIPEGEVFGLVGPNGAGKTTLVRALTGTTRCDGTVRVLGVPPADVDDARVGLLPQSFHPADRLTARELVTYYAGLYDESRSVTAVLDDVGLSEDADTWYEKLSGGQQRRACVGTALVNDPDVLFLDEPTTGIDPAGRRSLWRLIDDLAAGGTTVLLTSHSMAEVERLADRVGLLRDGRLVAVGSPESLIAEHGGDSRLVVDAAPPADREALAAALDAEVTEHGGRLEVRDVALADVGDVVSRLEAAGVDVESFAWSEPDLSDVYLRLTGESFVPTDGDGRPGVESEVEG is encoded by the coding sequence ATGGCCGAGGCAGAGGCACTCGTCGCCGAGGACGTGCGCAGGCAGTACGGCGACGTCGTCGCGCTGGACGGCGTCTCGCTGTCGATTCCCGAAGGGGAGGTGTTCGGGCTGGTCGGGCCCAACGGCGCCGGGAAGACGACGCTAGTGCGGGCGCTTACGGGCACGACGCGCTGTGATGGGACGGTCCGGGTGCTCGGCGTCCCACCGGCCGACGTCGACGACGCCCGCGTGGGGTTGCTCCCGCAGTCGTTCCACCCGGCGGACCGACTCACCGCCCGCGAACTGGTCACCTACTACGCCGGTCTCTACGACGAATCGCGGTCCGTGACGGCCGTCCTCGACGACGTGGGGCTCTCCGAAGACGCCGACACCTGGTACGAGAAGCTCTCGGGCGGCCAGCAACGCCGTGCCTGCGTCGGCACCGCACTCGTGAACGACCCCGACGTACTCTTCCTCGACGAACCGACGACCGGCATCGACCCCGCGGGTCGGCGGTCGCTGTGGCGGTTGATCGACGACCTGGCGGCCGGCGGCACCACCGTCCTGCTCACCAGTCACTCGATGGCCGAGGTCGAACGCCTCGCCGACCGCGTGGGGCTGCTCCGCGACGGCCGCCTCGTCGCCGTCGGCAGCCCCGAGTCGCTGATCGCCGAACACGGGGGCGACAGCCGCCTGGTCGTCGACGCGGCGCCCCCTGCCGACCGGGAGGCGCTCGCGGCCGCCCTCGACGCCGAGGTGACGGAGCACGGCGGACGTCTGGAGGTCCGCGACGTCGCACTCGCCGACGTCGGCGACGTGGTCTCGCGGCTGGAGGCGGCCGGCGTCGACGTCGAGTCGTTCGCGTGGTCCGAACCCGACCTGTCGGACGTCTACCTCCGACTGACCGGCGAGTCGTTCGTGCCGACGGACGGCGACGGTCGCCCCGGCGTCGAGAGCGAGGTGGAGGGATGA
- a CDS encoding SelT/SelW/SelH family protein, translating to MTNVTIEYCVPCGFLDRAETIQHALLTSLGEDLDAVTLETGDKGVFRVHVDGETIYDKDADGDYDTDELVTTVRGRV from the coding sequence ATGACGAACGTGACGATCGAGTACTGCGTCCCCTGTGGCTTCCTCGACCGCGCCGAGACGATCCAGCACGCGCTGTTGACGTCGCTGGGCGAGGACCTGGACGCCGTGACCTTGGAGACCGGCGACAAGGGTGTCTTCCGGGTTCACGTCGACGGCGAGACCATCTACGACAAGGACGCGGACGGCGACTACGACACCGACGAACTCGTCACGACGGTCCGCGGCCGGGTCTGA
- a CDS encoding enolase C-terminal domain-like protein, which yields MRINEIEIHEFDYAAERTGTVGGNWVYDPDSTLEPPGFVLTIRTADGTEGHYRGFAFTPPMVAQIRMVAEEHVLGRDPLERREIWQDCWRALRHTDHFGVGPIDVALWDLAGAHHDASVSTLLGGGRDALPTYASTTFVDDNGGLDGPEAFADFAAECLDRGYEGFKFHGHPEVRPDVDVAICEALADRVGDRMALMLDASSLYRTYADALEVGRALDDLDFRWYEDPFHDGGVSERAVRKLVDELDTPMLGLEHVRTGPYGVANSLATEATDLVRASAHLDGGITGALKIAETVESFGLDVELLLGGPAHMHLMSALRNSSFFEHGLRNPGSDWILNQGFEGEPESVDDDGRMAVPDGPGLGVDIDWAFVERRRTGHTRIER from the coding sequence ATGCGGATAAACGAGATCGAGATCCACGAGTTCGACTACGCGGCCGAGCGGACGGGGACCGTCGGCGGCAACTGGGTGTACGATCCGGACTCCACGCTCGAACCGCCCGGCTTCGTGCTGACGATCCGCACCGCCGACGGCACTGAGGGTCACTACCGGGGGTTCGCGTTCACGCCGCCGATGGTCGCCCAGATCCGGATGGTGGCCGAGGAGCACGTCCTCGGCCGGGATCCGCTCGAACGGCGGGAGATCTGGCAGGACTGCTGGCGGGCGCTTCGCCACACCGACCACTTCGGCGTCGGGCCGATCGACGTCGCGCTCTGGGACCTGGCCGGCGCCCACCACGACGCGAGCGTCTCGACGCTGCTCGGCGGCGGGCGCGACGCCCTCCCGACCTACGCCTCGACGACCTTCGTCGACGACAACGGCGGCCTCGACGGCCCCGAGGCGTTCGCCGACTTCGCCGCCGAGTGTCTCGACCGGGGCTACGAGGGGTTCAAGTTCCACGGCCACCCCGAGGTGCGGCCCGACGTCGACGTCGCCATCTGCGAGGCGCTCGCGGATCGGGTCGGCGACCGGATGGCGCTCATGCTCGACGCCTCCAGCCTCTACCGGACCTACGCCGACGCCCTCGAAGTGGGACGGGCGCTCGACGACCTCGACTTCCGCTGGTACGAGGATCCCTTCCACGACGGCGGCGTGAGCGAGCGGGCGGTCCGGAAACTCGTCGACGAACTCGACACGCCGATGCTCGGCCTCGAACACGTCCGGACCGGCCCCTACGGGGTGGCGAACAGCCTCGCCACCGAGGCGACCGACCTCGTGCGCGCCAGCGCCCACCTCGACGGCGGCATCACGGGCGCGCTGAAGATCGCAGAGACCGTCGAGTCGTTCGGCCTCGACGTCGAACTCCTGCTCGGCGGTCCCGCACACATGCACCTGATGAGCGCGCTCAGGAACTCCAGTTTCTTCGAACACGGCCTGCGCAATCCCGGGAGCGACTGGATCCTGAACCAGGGGTTCGAGGGCGAGCCGGAGTCGGTCGACGACGACGGGCGGATGGCCGTCCCCGACGGCCCCGGCCTCGGAGTCGATATCGACTGGGCGTTCGTCGAGCGCCGCCGGACGGGTCACACGCGGATCGAGAGGTGA
- a CDS encoding rubrerythrin-like domain-containing protein, producing the protein MPTPSDPAPCDLDEQLYECLECGERLCSASSPPACPVCDGVLQNLSRPRPE; encoded by the coding sequence ATGCCCACACCATCGGATCCTGCCCCCTGTGACCTGGACGAACAGCTCTACGAGTGTCTGGAGTGCGGCGAGCGGCTCTGTAGCGCGTCGTCGCCGCCCGCCTGTCCGGTATGTGACGGGGTGTTGCAGAACCTGAGTCGCCCACGACCGGAGTAA
- a CDS encoding DUF5518 domain-containing protein produces MSPRGSLRPSETWPYALIGGVASIPPTVGAYWLSGMGSDFSLDMVVVGGLLAGYLAGGSTVDGTAAGVRAGVIGSAPGVVWILGQTVPAAFGAGGPVAFRVAAVGLAVGSGVLPPLIGAPGGFLGGKVGGWLAGKTGRRRSAPV; encoded by the coding sequence CTGTCCCCGCGTGGTTCCCTCCGACCCTCAGAGACGTGGCCGTACGCCCTCATCGGCGGCGTGGCGTCGATTCCCCCGACCGTCGGCGCCTACTGGCTGTCGGGCATGGGCAGCGATTTCTCGCTCGACATGGTGGTCGTCGGCGGCCTGCTCGCCGGCTACCTCGCCGGCGGATCGACCGTCGACGGCACCGCCGCCGGCGTTCGGGCCGGCGTGATCGGTTCGGCGCCGGGCGTGGTCTGGATCCTGGGCCAGACCGTTCCGGCCGCGTTCGGGGCGGGCGGACCGGTCGCCTTCCGCGTCGCCGCCGTCGGCCTCGCCGTGGGGAGCGGCGTCCTGCCGCCCCTCATCGGCGCACCCGGTGGATTCCTCGGCGGCAAGGTCGGCGGCTGGCTGGCCGGGAAGACGGGCCGGCGACGGTCGGCGCCGGTCTGA
- a CDS encoding RNase P subunit p30 family protein, whose product MYEAVHVAPDGDSPATDVVERAARLGFEGVVVLARDATPEHDALRDASGIDVVDGVEVVAPDPERASGAVGGRRPNHTVLAVRGGTDRLNRFAVENERVDVLTRPMADDGDVNHVLANRAAENGVRIEFDLGPVLRSTGGPRVQALRDLRKLRELVVDADAPFVVSAGAPSRLGLRAPRELVAVGETIGFDPDTVRAGLREWGALAGRNRHRRSESFVEPGVERGPYEDDGGSR is encoded by the coding sequence ATGTACGAGGCGGTCCACGTCGCCCCGGACGGCGACTCCCCCGCGACGGACGTCGTCGAGCGAGCCGCGCGGCTGGGGTTCGAGGGCGTCGTCGTCCTGGCCCGGGACGCGACGCCCGAGCACGACGCCCTCCGCGACGCGTCGGGCATCGACGTCGTCGACGGCGTCGAGGTGGTCGCGCCGGACCCGGAGCGCGCGAGCGGCGCGGTCGGGGGCCGACGCCCGAACCACACCGTCCTCGCGGTCCGTGGCGGCACCGACCGCCTCAACCGGTTCGCGGTCGAGAACGAACGCGTCGACGTGCTGACCCGCCCCATGGCCGACGATGGCGACGTGAACCACGTCCTGGCGAACCGGGCCGCCGAGAACGGCGTCCGGATCGAGTTCGACCTCGGCCCCGTCCTCCGGTCGACGGGCGGTCCGCGGGTGCAGGCACTCCGCGACCTGCGGAAACTCCGGGAACTCGTCGTCGACGCCGACGCGCCGTTCGTCGTCAGCGCCGGCGCCCCCTCGCGTCTGGGATTGCGAGCGCCGAGAGAACTCGTCGCCGTCGGCGAGACCATCGGGTTCGACCCCGACACCGTCCGCGCGGGGCTACGGGAGTGGGGGGCGCTCGCGGGGCGCAACCGCCACCGCCGGTCCGAGTCGTTCGTCGAACCGGGCGTCGAACGGGGGCCGTACGAGGACGACGGGGGGAGCCGATGA
- a CDS encoding M20 family metallopeptidase, whose protein sequence is MTDGFDPVDFLDAAVRIESHEDVTEMREFLVETLGSAGVDPHVDDAGNTLATRGAGSPHVVLNTHVDTVSPHVDYRREDGVIHGRGACDAKGPLAAILDAFLGTDPEAGRLTLAVTPDEEVYSTGAAALDLSALPGVESSTGDAYVVGEPTGLDVCTAAKGRFEGTITLSGTNAHAAEPESGVNAVAAAEGALSAVRTFDADRDPHPSLGPATLTPTVVEGGKATNQVPATCAITVDRRSVPPESAAGFRESLERAVDDATPDPVGVAFDLTERPTPFLEAFATDADEPVVRHLADAAARATDGDAGTVRPFTAATEASYFSPAPTVVFGPGVLADERGPVAHADREYVRIAEVERSAAALGDALAALVG, encoded by the coding sequence GTGACCGACGGCTTCGACCCCGTCGACTTCCTCGATGCCGCCGTCCGCATCGAGTCCCACGAGGACGTGACGGAGATGCGTGAGTTCCTCGTCGAGACGCTCGGTTCGGCCGGCGTCGACCCCCACGTCGACGACGCGGGCAACACGCTCGCCACCAGAGGAGCGGGGTCGCCACACGTCGTCCTGAACACCCACGTCGACACGGTGTCGCCACACGTCGACTACCGCCGCGAGGACGGCGTGATCCACGGGCGCGGCGCCTGCGACGCGAAGGGGCCGCTCGCGGCCATCCTCGACGCCTTCCTCGGGACCGACCCCGAAGCGGGACGGCTGACCCTCGCGGTCACACCCGACGAGGAAGTGTACTCCACGGGCGCGGCGGCGCTCGACCTGTCGGCCCTCCCCGGCGTCGAGTCCTCGACCGGCGACGCCTACGTCGTCGGCGAGCCGACCGGGCTGGACGTCTGTACGGCCGCGAAGGGCCGGTTCGAGGGCACGATCACCCTCTCGGGGACGAACGCCCACGCGGCCGAACCCGAGAGCGGCGTCAACGCCGTCGCCGCCGCGGAGGGGGCGCTGTCGGCCGTCCGCACCTTCGACGCCGACCGCGACCCCCACCCGTCGCTCGGCCCGGCGACGCTCACGCCGACGGTCGTCGAGGGCGGGAAGGCGACGAACCAGGTGCCCGCGACCTGTGCGATCACCGTCGACCGGCGGAGCGTCCCGCCGGAGTCCGCGGCGGGCTTCCGCGAGTCCCTAGAGCGGGCCGTCGACGACGCCACGCCCGACCCCGTCGGCGTCGCGTTCGACCTGACCGAGCGCCCGACGCCCTTCCTCGAAGCGTTCGCGACGGACGCCGACGAACCGGTCGTCCGACACCTCGCCGACGCGGCCGCCCGCGCCACCGACGGCGACGCCGGCACGGTCCGTCCCTTCACCGCCGCCACCGAGGCCTCCTACTTCTCGCCCGCGCCGACCGTCGTCTTCGGCCCCGGCGTCCTCGCCGACGAGCGGGGGCCCGTCGCCCACGCCGACCGGGAGTACGTCCGGATCGCCGAGGTGGAGCGGTCGGCGGCGGCGCTCGGCGACGCGCTCGCGGCGCTGGTCGGCTAA